A genome region from Dolichospermum compactum NIES-806 includes the following:
- a CDS encoding Fur family transcriptional regulator, whose protein sequence is MRAIHTRSQERILNLLQNIKQGISAQEIYVELRNLNQSMGLATVYRSLDALKLEGLVQVRTLAHGEALYSLIQQDKHHLTCLQCGISIPIHQCPVHELENQLQTSHQFKVFYHTLEFFGLCTKCQAT, encoded by the coding sequence ATGAGAGCCATACATACCCGTAGTCAAGAACGGATTTTAAACCTGTTACAAAATATTAAACAAGGCATTTCTGCTCAAGAGATTTACGTAGAACTACGTAATCTCAACCAAAGCATGGGTTTAGCAACAGTTTATCGTTCCTTGGATGCTCTCAAATTAGAAGGCTTAGTGCAAGTGCGAACTTTAGCACATGGTGAAGCCCTTTATAGTTTAATACAACAGGACAAGCATCATCTAACTTGCCTACAATGTGGCATTTCCATTCCTATTCATCAATGTCCTGTCCATGAACTCGAAAACCAATTACAAACCAGTCATCAATTTAAAGTGTTTTATCACACTCTAGAATTTTTTGGACTATGTACAAAATGTCAAGCTACTTAG
- the purS gene encoding phosphoribosylformylglycinamidine synthase subunit PurS, which translates to MQIKYLAKIFVTLRTSVLDPAGVAVQSGLKQTGYDNVEQVRIGKYIELTITAPDEMKARRDLNQICDQMLSNPVIENYRFDLIEVESQTGVF; encoded by the coding sequence GTGCAAATAAAATATTTAGCTAAAATTTTCGTGACTCTGAGAACTTCAGTTTTAGATCCTGCTGGTGTGGCTGTACAATCTGGCCTCAAACAAACGGGATACGACAATGTGGAACAGGTGAGAATTGGTAAGTACATTGAGTTAACCATTACCGCACCTGATGAAATGAAAGCGCGTCGAGACTTAAATCAAATTTGTGACCAAATGTTATCAAATCCAGTCATCGAAAATTATCGCTTTGATTTGATTGAGGTAGAATCACAAACTGGCGTATTTTGA
- the purQ gene encoding phosphoribosylformylglycinamidine synthase subunit PurQ, whose product MKFGILVFPGSNCDRDVAYVTRDLLGQPTRMIWHQETDISDIDVVIVPGGFSYGDYLRCGAIARFSPVMQQVINHAQQGKFVIGICNGFQVLTEAGLLPGALARNQDLHFICDRSTLKVERNNLPWTQGYAEGEVITLPIAHGEGRFYSDETTLAEIEANGQVLFRYQENPNGSLNNIAGICNLQGNVLGMMPHPERAADSALGNSDGLRLFEGLLGKVAALV is encoded by the coding sequence ATGAAATTCGGTATTTTAGTTTTTCCAGGTTCTAATTGCGATCGTGATGTTGCCTATGTGACTAGAGATTTACTAGGACAACCAACGCGGATGATTTGGCATCAAGAGACGGATATTAGTGATATAGATGTGGTAATTGTCCCCGGTGGCTTTAGTTATGGGGATTATTTACGATGTGGGGCGATCGCTCGCTTTTCTCCTGTGATGCAGCAAGTTATCAACCATGCACAACAAGGTAAATTTGTCATCGGTATTTGTAACGGGTTTCAGGTATTAACTGAGGCTGGTTTATTACCTGGGGCATTGGCGAGAAATCAAGATTTGCACTTTATCTGCGATCGCTCTACCTTGAAAGTTGAGCGTAATAATTTACCTTGGACTCAGGGTTATGCTGAAGGGGAAGTTATTACTTTACCCATTGCACATGGAGAGGGTAGATTCTACAGTGACGAAACTACTTTAGCAGAAATCGAAGCTAACGGCCAAGTTTTATTTCGTTATCAAGAAAATCCCAACGGTTCACTCAACAACATTGCCGGGATTTGTAATCTTCAAGGCAATGTTTTGGGCATGATGCCACATCCAGAACGAGCAGCAGATTCCGCGTTAGGTAATAGCGATGGTTTGCGCTTGTTTGAGGGTTTGTTGGGGAAGGTAGCAGCTTTGGTGTAA